The Beijerinckiaceae bacterium RH AL1 genome has a segment encoding these proteins:
- a CDS encoding putative Pilus assembly protein PilZ (ID:RHAL1_04133;~source:Prodigal:2.6), which translates to MTHVSGAWPTRLPLAERRCFPRFNIALVGLCSINQGPDAHCASVDLSIAGIAVRTRAAVSIGDAVIASFREFGMAKGRVVRRFEGGFAFALNTVDPYRSRLSQYLGWRVRCLDRPSPETCLDERVVPLNRLLVLTRADGRAHIGRVESVSRSGIVFTSTTRFSLGEAVRVGRYALAADSFSVMISFAAAD; encoded by the coding sequence GCGGAGCGGCGCTGCTTTCCCCGCTTCAACATCGCGCTCGTCGGGCTGTGCTCGATCAACCAGGGGCCGGACGCTCACTGCGCTTCCGTCGATCTGTCGATCGCCGGCATTGCCGTGCGCACCAGAGCCGCGGTCAGCATCGGCGACGCCGTCATCGCGAGCTTCCGTGAGTTCGGCATGGCCAAGGGACGCGTGGTCCGCCGCTTCGAAGGCGGCTTCGCCTTTGCCCTGAACACCGTCGACCCCTATCGATCGCGCCTGTCGCAATACCTGGGCTGGCGCGTGCGCTGCCTGGACCGCCCCTCTCCCGAGACCTGTCTCGACGAGCGCGTGGTGCCGCTCAACCGCCTGCTTGTCCTCACGCGGGCGGACGGACGCGCGCACATCGGACGGGTCGAGAGCGTCTCGCGCTCCGGCATTGTCTTCACCTCGACGACCAGGTTCAGCCTCGGCGAGGCCGTGCGCGTCGGCCGGTACGCCCTTGCGGCGGACAGCTTCAGCGTCATGATCAGCTTCGCCGCGGCGGACTGA
- a CDS encoding Phosphotransferase system, enzyme I, PtsP (ID:RHAL1_04135;~source:Prodigal:2.6), with protein MQAAHGGPRLLLRRLREVMAEPVSAQTRLDRIVVNIAANMVAEVCSVYVLRADGRLELYATEGLNREAVHLTTMRADEGLVGLIAQSAESLALADAQNHPSFSYRPETGEEIYNSFLGVPVLRGGNTLGVLVVQNKARRLYNDEEVEVLQTTAMLLAEMIASGELQSLAATTDELAARRPLSLAGTPITEGIGLGRAVLHEPRIVVQQIVAEDVKTELARLDIAIGNLRAAIDRLVDTGEETPGETRDILDAFRNIANDRGWLRRLREAVSTGLTAEAAVERVQSDVRAKMQRQTDPYLRERLHDLDDLANRLLHELVGRSFVADHETLPENAIIVARAMGPAALLDYERARIRGLVLEDSGAQSHVAIVARSLGIPAVGNVANIINLADQGDAIIVDGTSGDVYVRPTPDVENAYGEKARLRARRQAQYRALRDKPSVTRDGVAIDLHMNAGLVVDLQHVEETGAVSIGLFRTEIQFMVAHRFPRMREQELLYRSIFEAVEGRAVTFRTLDIGSDKILPYMDKVEEENPALGWRAIRIGLDRPALLRSQVRAMLRAGGGRELRIMFPMIAAIEEFRQAKEVVDQEIAYLARYAHPLPAKLELGIMLEVPSLLWQLDEVCRTVDFVSVGSNDLLQYLFAADRDNTRVASRFDTLSPPSLRALKLVADKARETGTPLSLCGEMGGRPLEAMVLIALGFRALSMSPAAIGPVKAALMAMDLGEFEAFVVDQITRVDGGRSLREPIRAYAEQQGIPLG; from the coding sequence ATGCAGGCGGCACACGGCGGACCTCGTCTGCTGCTGCGCAGGCTCCGCGAAGTCATGGCGGAGCCGGTCAGCGCGCAGACGCGCCTCGATCGCATCGTCGTCAATATCGCCGCCAACATGGTTGCCGAGGTGTGCTCGGTCTACGTGTTGCGCGCCGACGGCCGTCTCGAGCTCTACGCCACCGAAGGCCTCAATCGCGAGGCCGTCCATCTCACCACGATGCGCGCCGACGAGGGCCTCGTCGGCCTGATCGCGCAATCGGCGGAGAGCCTGGCGCTCGCCGACGCGCAGAATCATCCCTCCTTCTCGTACCGGCCGGAGACGGGCGAGGAGATCTACAACTCGTTCCTCGGCGTGCCCGTCCTGCGCGGCGGCAACACGCTGGGCGTGCTCGTCGTGCAGAACAAGGCGCGCCGCCTCTACAACGACGAAGAGGTCGAGGTCCTTCAGACGACGGCGATGCTGCTCGCCGAGATGATCGCCTCCGGCGAGCTGCAGTCGCTCGCCGCCACCACAGACGAGCTCGCCGCCCGGCGCCCGCTGTCGCTCGCCGGGACGCCGATCACCGAGGGCATCGGCCTGGGGCGCGCGGTGCTGCACGAGCCGCGCATCGTCGTGCAGCAGATCGTCGCCGAGGATGTGAAGACCGAGCTGGCGCGCCTCGACATCGCGATCGGCAACCTGCGCGCGGCGATCGACCGGCTCGTCGACACCGGCGAGGAAACGCCTGGCGAGACGCGCGACATCCTCGACGCGTTCCGCAACATCGCCAACGATCGCGGCTGGCTGCGCCGCCTGCGCGAGGCGGTGTCGACCGGCCTCACCGCCGAGGCCGCCGTCGAGCGCGTGCAGAGCGACGTGCGCGCCAAGATGCAGCGCCAGACCGACCCCTACCTGCGCGAGCGCCTGCACGACCTCGACGACCTCGCCAACCGGCTGCTGCACGAGCTCGTCGGGCGCTCCTTTGTTGCCGATCACGAGACGCTGCCCGAGAACGCGATCATCGTCGCCCGCGCGATGGGCCCGGCCGCGCTGCTCGACTACGAGCGCGCGCGCATCCGCGGCCTCGTGCTCGAGGACAGCGGCGCGCAGAGCCATGTCGCGATCGTCGCCCGCTCGCTTGGCATCCCGGCGGTCGGCAACGTCGCCAACATCATCAATCTCGCCGACCAGGGCGACGCGATCATCGTCGACGGCACGAGCGGCGACGTCTACGTGCGCCCGACGCCCGACGTCGAGAACGCCTACGGCGAGAAGGCGCGGCTGCGCGCACGACGCCAGGCGCAGTACCGCGCGCTGCGGGACAAGCCGTCCGTGACGCGCGACGGTGTCGCGATCGACCTGCATATGAACGCCGGCCTCGTCGTCGACCTTCAGCATGTCGAGGAGACGGGCGCGGTGTCGATCGGCCTGTTCCGCACCGAGATCCAGTTTATGGTCGCGCACCGCTTCCCGCGCATGCGCGAGCAGGAGCTGCTCTACCGCTCCATCTTCGAGGCGGTCGAGGGGCGCGCGGTGACGTTCCGGACGCTCGACATCGGCTCGGACAAGATCCTCCCGTACATGGACAAGGTCGAGGAGGAGAACCCGGCGCTGGGCTGGCGGGCGATCCGCATCGGGCTCGATCGCCCGGCGCTCCTGCGATCGCAGGTGCGCGCGATGCTGCGCGCCGGCGGCGGACGCGAGCTGCGCATCATGTTCCCGATGATCGCGGCGATCGAGGAATTCCGCCAGGCGAAGGAGGTGGTCGATCAGGAGATCGCCTATCTCGCCCGCTACGCGCATCCCCTGCCGGCGAAGCTCGAGCTCGGGATCATGCTCGAGGTGCCGAGCCTGCTCTGGCAGCTCGACGAGGTCTGCAGGACCGTCGACTTCGTGTCGGTCGGCTCGAACGACCTGCTGCAGTACCTGTTCGCGGCCGACCGCGACAACACGCGCGTGGCCTCGCGCTTCGACACGCTGTCGCCGCCATCGCTGCGCGCGCTGAAGCTCGTCGCCGACAAGGCGCGCGAGACCGGCACGCCATTGAGCTTGTGCGGCGAGATGGGCGGCCGCCCGCTCGAGGCCATGGTGCTCATCGCGCTGGGATTCCGCGCCCTGTCCATGTCGCCGGCGGCGATCGGGCCCGTGAAGGCCGCCCTGATGGCGATGGACCTCGGCGAGTTCGAGGCCTTCGTCGTCGACCAGATCACCCGGGTCGACGGCGGGCGGAGCCTGCGCGAGCCGATCCGCGCGTACGCCGAGCAACAAGGCATCCCGCTCGGCTGA
- the glnK gene encoding regulatory protein, P-II 2, for nitrogen assimilation by glutamine synthetase, regulates GlnL (NRII)and GlnE (ATase) (ID:RHAL1_04136;~source:Prodigal:2.6), whose product MKLVMAIIKPFKLEEVRDALTNVGVHGMTVTEVKGYGRQKGHTEIYRGAEYAVSFLPKLKIEVGVPPDMLTAVMDAITTAARTGQIGDGKIFVSDVEQAVRIRTGERDLDAL is encoded by the coding sequence ATGAAACTCGTGATGGCGATCATAAAGCCGTTCAAGCTGGAAGAGGTGCGTGACGCCCTCACCAACGTCGGCGTGCACGGCATGACCGTGACGGAAGTCAAAGGCTATGGCCGCCAGAAGGGCCATACCGAAATCTATCGCGGCGCCGAATACGCCGTCAGCTTCCTGCCCAAGCTGAAGATCGAGGTCGGTGTCCCGCCGGACATGCTGACGGCGGTCATGGACGCGATCACCACAGCCGCGCGCACCGGCCAGATCGGCGACGGCAAGATCTTCGTCAGCGATGTCGAGCAGGCCGTGCGCATCCGCACCGGCGAGCGCGACCTCGATGCTCTCTGA
- the amtB gene encoding ammonium transporter (ID:RHAL1_04137;~source:Prodigal:2.6) — translation MKRTRFLAGFGPALAFAALLFASGPTSARTADEAISTMPAVHAAVTAPVVLAQANPAPAPAAPAAAPAPAAAAPAAPATPPACSSTVTTKCTVNSGDTAWMLTSVALVLMMTIPGLGLFYGGMVRKKNVGDTVMTSFAITALVTVIFAVCTYSLAFTGGSPYIGGTSRLFLQGILSDISNQTGNPNSLAPTIPETVYICFQMTFAIITPALIAGAFAERMKFSAMLIFITLWAIVVYAPVAHVVWGPDGAFSAANVDAKGNFAGFVKVLDFAGGTVVHINAGVAGLMCALLLGPRKDTGPAHNMVLTFIGTGLLWVGWFGFNAGSAVTANMQAGMAMLVTQIATGVAALTWMFVEWAHRGKPTVIGVCSGAVAGLVAITPASGFVGPAGSMAIGVACGIGCYLGATSLKHAFGYDDALDCFGVHAVGGIIGAILTGVFAISEYGGTAGAIEGNYGQIVNQCIGVGTVVVFDAIVSLIILKVIDMTIGLRVSPEVEQEGLDIALHGEMVH, via the coding sequence ATGAAGCGTACCCGTTTTCTAGCCGGCTTCGGCCCAGCGCTGGCGTTCGCCGCGCTGCTGTTCGCGAGCGGACCGACGTCCGCGCGCACGGCCGACGAGGCGATTTCCACGATGCCCGCGGTGCACGCCGCCGTGACCGCCCCGGTCGTGCTCGCCCAGGCCAACCCCGCTCCGGCCCCGGCTGCTCCGGCCGCCGCGCCCGCTCCTGCCGCCGCGGCGCCCGCCGCTCCGGCGACGCCGCCGGCCTGCTCCTCGACCGTAACGACGAAGTGCACGGTCAACTCGGGTGACACGGCGTGGATGCTCACGTCCGTCGCGCTCGTGCTCATGATGACCATCCCCGGTCTCGGCCTCTTTTACGGCGGCATGGTCCGCAAGAAGAACGTCGGCGACACGGTGATGACCAGCTTCGCCATCACCGCGCTGGTGACGGTTATCTTCGCCGTCTGCACCTACAGCCTCGCGTTCACCGGGGGCTCGCCGTACATCGGCGGAACAAGCCGGTTGTTCCTGCAAGGCATCCTGAGCGACATCTCGAACCAGACCGGCAATCCGAACAGCCTCGCGCCGACGATTCCGGAAACCGTCTACATCTGCTTCCAGATGACCTTCGCGATCATCACGCCCGCCCTCATCGCCGGCGCCTTCGCCGAGCGCATGAAGTTCTCGGCGATGCTGATCTTCATCACGCTCTGGGCGATCGTCGTCTACGCTCCCGTCGCCCACGTCGTCTGGGGTCCGGACGGCGCGTTCTCCGCGGCCAACGTCGACGCGAAGGGCAACTTCGCCGGCTTCGTGAAGGTGCTCGACTTCGCCGGCGGCACGGTCGTCCACATTAACGCCGGTGTCGCCGGCCTGATGTGCGCCCTGCTGCTCGGGCCGCGCAAGGACACGGGCCCGGCGCATAACATGGTGCTCACCTTCATCGGCACCGGCCTGCTCTGGGTCGGCTGGTTCGGCTTCAATGCCGGTTCGGCCGTCACCGCCAACATGCAGGCCGGCATGGCCATGCTCGTCACGCAGATCGCCACCGGCGTCGCGGCGCTGACCTGGATGTTCGTCGAGTGGGCGCACCGCGGCAAGCCGACCGTCATCGGCGTCTGCTCGGGTGCCGTCGCCGGCCTCGTCGCGATCACCCCGGCTTCGGGCTTCGTCGGGCCGGCCGGCTCGATGGCGATCGGCGTCGCCTGCGGCATCGGCTGCTACCTCGGGGCCACCAGCCTGAAGCATGCCTTCGGCTATGACGACGCGCTGGACTGCTTCGGCGTCCACGCCGTCGGCGGCATCATCGGCGCGATCCTCACCGGCGTCTTCGCCATCAGCGAGTACGGCGGCACGGCGGGCGCGATCGAGGGCAACTACGGCCAGATCGTCAACCAGTGCATCGGCGTCGGCACCGTCGTCGTGTTCGATGCGATCGTCTCCCTGATCATCCTCAAGGTGATCGACATGACGATCGGCCTGCGCGTCTCCCCGGAGGTCGAGCAGGAAGGCCTCGACATCGCCCTGCACGGCGAGATGGTGCACTAA
- the ftsK gene encoding DNA translocase FtsK (ID:RHAL1_04138;~source:Prodigal:2.6) — translation MRTTTSASAFDHIPESVRLFFARRCAEACGAAMLVGLAALAIALMTWSVQDPSFNHATAAPVHNWLRGPGAVTSDLVMQLFGLSAIAIMMPLAFWGWTLVTTRRLARVGMRIALLFLGALCAAGVAALLPVSAHWPLPSGLGGVVGDVVMALPRRLLGGVRPALVVLALVMAIGAVLLLSASVGVRERTHLDDDDAFEDAPARLRLDRTAEDDEDGDGEPGLGLLSLGAAIHAGLSLKGLLTRGLRRFAARRAPTEDDELPPPPPWASRDFEPPLDMPAGDAVASQEQSRFDARAYAPPSLRAAAERDAGAGAPTAPPAQTRVIPAAPSPTVGQRALREINRPEKVGAYVLPPLAMLAEAKRQQGAQISEDALQQNARLLEGVLDDFGVKGEIINVRPGPVVTLYELEPAPGIKSSRVIGLADDIARSMSAISARVAVVPGRNAIGIELPNQRRETVFLRELLASQDFDKTKHSLAIALGKNIGGEPIIVDLAKMPHLLVAGTTGSGKSVAINTMILSLLYRLKPAQCRLIMVDPKMLELSVYDGIPHLLTPVVTDPKKAVVALKWAVREMEDRYKKMSKVSVRNIDGFNARVAEAAAKGEQLTRTVQTGYDRETGEAIYEHEAMELQPLPYIVVIVDEMADLMMVAGKDIEGAIQRLAQMARAAGIHLIMATQRPSVDVITGTIKANFPTRISFQVTSKIDSRTILGEMGAEQLLGQGDMLHMAGGGRISRVHGPFVSDGEVEKVVAHLKSQGQPDYLDAITSEDEASDEDAEAPAAGSMDAEESGDLYDRAVAIVLRDRKCSVSYIQRRLSVGYNKAASLVERMEREGVVGAPNHSGKRTILVGGGSDHHAFELQGSDD, via the coding sequence ATGCGAACGACGACGAGCGCCTCCGCTTTCGACCATATCCCTGAGTCGGTGCGCCTGTTCTTCGCCCGGCGCTGCGCCGAGGCGTGCGGCGCGGCGATGCTGGTGGGGCTCGCAGCCCTCGCCATCGCCCTCATGACGTGGTCCGTCCAGGATCCGAGCTTCAACCACGCGACCGCCGCCCCCGTGCACAACTGGCTGCGCGGCCCCGGCGCCGTCACCTCCGACCTCGTCATGCAGCTGTTCGGCCTGTCGGCGATCGCCATCATGATGCCGCTCGCCTTCTGGGGCTGGACGCTCGTCACGACCCGGCGCCTCGCCCGCGTCGGGATGCGGATCGCCTTGCTCTTCCTCGGCGCGCTCTGCGCCGCCGGCGTTGCGGCGCTCCTGCCGGTGTCGGCGCACTGGCCGTTGCCGAGCGGCCTCGGCGGCGTCGTGGGCGACGTCGTCATGGCGCTGCCGCGGCGTCTCTTGGGCGGCGTCAGGCCGGCCCTGGTCGTGCTGGCGCTGGTCATGGCCATCGGCGCGGTCCTGCTTCTCAGCGCTTCGGTGGGCGTGCGCGAACGCACCCATCTCGACGACGACGACGCCTTCGAGGATGCCCCGGCGCGCCTGCGGCTCGACAGGACCGCCGAGGACGACGAGGACGGTGACGGCGAGCCCGGCCTCGGCCTGCTGTCGCTCGGCGCCGCCATCCATGCCGGCCTCAGCCTCAAGGGCCTGCTCACCCGCGGCCTGCGCCGCTTCGCCGCGCGCCGCGCGCCCACCGAAGATGACGAGCTGCCGCCGCCGCCGCCCTGGGCGAGCCGCGACTTCGAGCCGCCGCTCGACATGCCGGCAGGCGACGCCGTCGCCTCGCAGGAGCAATCTAGGTTCGACGCCCGCGCCTACGCCCCGCCGTCGCTGCGCGCCGCGGCCGAGCGCGACGCTGGAGCCGGCGCTCCGACGGCCCCGCCCGCCCAGACCAGGGTCATTCCCGCCGCGCCGAGCCCGACCGTCGGTCAGCGCGCCCTGCGCGAGATCAACCGCCCCGAGAAGGTCGGCGCCTACGTGCTGCCGCCGCTGGCGATGCTGGCGGAAGCCAAGCGCCAGCAGGGGGCGCAGATCTCCGAGGATGCCCTGCAGCAGAACGCGCGGCTCCTCGAGGGCGTGCTCGACGACTTCGGCGTGAAGGGCGAGATCATCAACGTCCGCCCCGGCCCGGTCGTCACGCTCTACGAGCTGGAGCCGGCGCCCGGCATCAAGTCGTCGCGGGTGATCGGGCTCGCCGACGACATCGCCCGCTCGATGTCGGCGATCTCCGCCCGCGTCGCGGTCGTGCCGGGCCGCAACGCCATCGGCATCGAGCTGCCGAACCAGCGTCGTGAGACGGTCTTCCTCCGCGAGCTGCTCGCCAGCCAGGATTTCGACAAGACCAAGCACAGCCTGGCGATCGCGCTCGGCAAGAACATCGGCGGCGAGCCGATCATCGTCGACCTCGCGAAGATGCCGCACCTGCTCGTGGCCGGCACCACCGGCTCGGGCAAGTCGGTCGCCATCAACACGATGATCCTGTCGCTGCTCTACCGCCTCAAGCCCGCGCAGTGCCGCCTCATCATGGTCGATCCCAAGATGCTCGAGCTTTCGGTCTACGACGGGATCCCGCACCTGCTGACGCCCGTCGTCACCGACCCGAAGAAAGCGGTCGTCGCGCTCAAGTGGGCGGTCCGCGAGATGGAGGACCGCTACAAGAAGATGTCGAAGGTCAGCGTGCGCAACATCGACGGCTTCAACGCGCGCGTCGCCGAGGCGGCGGCCAAGGGCGAGCAGCTGACGCGCACCGTGCAGACCGGATACGACCGCGAGACCGGCGAGGCGATCTACGAGCACGAGGCGATGGAGCTGCAGCCGCTCCCCTACATCGTCGTCATCGTCGACGAGATGGCCGACCTGATGATGGTCGCCGGCAAGGACATCGAGGGTGCGATCCAGCGCCTCGCCCAGATGGCGCGCGCCGCCGGCATCCACCTCATCATGGCCACCCAGCGCCCCTCGGTCGACGTCATCACGGGCACGATCAAGGCGAACTTCCCAACCCGAATCTCCTTCCAGGTCACCTCGAAGATCGACTCGCGCACGATCCTCGGCGAGATGGGCGCCGAGCAGCTCCTCGGGCAGGGCGACATGCTGCACATGGCGGGCGGCGGCCGGATCTCGCGCGTGCACGGGCCGTTCGTCTCGGACGGCGAGGTCGAGAAGGTCGTCGCGCATCTGAAGAGCCAAGGCCAGCCCGACTATCTCGACGCCATCACCAGCGAGGACGAAGCGTCCGACGAGGACGCCGAGGCGCCGGCGGCGGGCAGCATGGATGCCGAGGAGTCCGGCGACCTCTACGACCGCGCCGTGGCGATCGTGCTGCGCGACAGGAAATGCTCGGTCTCCTACATCCAGCGCCGGCTCTCGGTCGGCTACAACAAGGCCGCCTCGCTGGTCGAACGCATGGAGCGCGAGGGCGTGGTAGGGGCGCCGAACCACTCCGGCAAGCGCACGATCCTTGTCGGCGGCGGCAGCGACCACCACGCCTTCGAGCTGCAGGGGTCGGACGACTGA
- a CDS encoding Outer-membrane lipoprotein carrier protein (fragment) (ID:RHAL1_04139;~source:Prodigal:2.6), translating to MMQKQAICLFSSLFLGLTAQLAAAQAAPSPSDYVTITGAEADKAISKADSFLSSAQTMVGDFEQKGQDGRVSQGKIYIQKPGKLRFEYAAPAALEVIADGSNVAVNDRRMKTQNTYSIGQTPLKFLLEDKIDLKADTQILNVLKTPDAVMILLDDRTTFGGTSRIRLIFDKDTYELRAWQVRDPQGYETLVTLYNIDLAMKPDPKLFKISALDQSKN from the coding sequence ATGATGCAGAAACAAGCAATATGCCTATTTTCTAGCCTGTTTTTGGGTCTCACCGCTCAGCTTGCGGCCGCTCAGGCGGCGCCGAGCCCGTCGGACTACGTGACGATCACCGGCGCCGAGGCCGACAAGGCGATCTCGAAGGCGGACAGCTTCCTCTCCTCGGCGCAGACGATGGTCGGCGACTTCGAGCAGAAGGGGCAGGACGGGCGCGTCTCGCAGGGCAAGATCTACATCCAGAAGCCCGGCAAGCTGCGGTTCGAGTACGCCGCCCCCGCCGCGCTCGAGGTGATCGCCGACGGCTCCAACGTCGCCGTCAACGACCGCCGCATGAAGACCCAGAACACGTACTCGATCGGCCAGACGCCGCTGAAGTTCCTGCTCGAGGACAAGATCGACCTGAAGGCGGACACGCAGATCCTCAACGTGCTCAAGACGCCCGACGCCGTGATGATCCTGCTCGACGACCGCACCACCTTCGGCGGCACCTCGCGCATCCGCCTGATCTTCGACAAGGACACCTACGAGCTGCGGGCCTGGCAGGTGCGCGATCCCCAGGGCTACGAGACCCTGGTGACGCTCTACAACATCGACCTCGCGATGAAGCCTGATCCGAAGCTTTTCAAGATCAGTGCGTTAGACCAGTCGAAAAACTGA
- a CDS encoding tRNA/rRNA methyltransferase (SpoU) (ID:RHAL1_04140;~source:Prodigal:2.6) has product MTGAGTDHTRTPQTGGPAIVLVRPQLAVNIGMCARAMVNFGLDDLRLVAPKGGWPPPPPFDEAATAAAAGAAHVLTAARVFPTIEAAIADLNFVWVTTARERDQVKRVATPAEALPETAVRMAQGEKHGIMFGPERTGLENDDIALADAVVTFPVNPAYASLNLAQAVLLIGYEWMRASGGGAAPFQLEERSPAAPREMVLSFFDWLEGELDKSGFFRPEGKGPVMRRNLRNIFHRLEMSEQDVRTLRGAMVRLAEGPRHLKASKPRD; this is encoded by the coding sequence ATGACTGGCGCCGGAACTGATCACACCCGCACACCCCAGACCGGCGGTCCCGCCATCGTCCTCGTGCGCCCGCAGCTCGCCGTGAACATCGGGATGTGCGCCCGTGCGATGGTCAACTTCGGCCTCGACGACCTGCGGCTCGTCGCGCCGAAAGGCGGCTGGCCGCCGCCGCCTCCGTTCGACGAGGCGGCAACGGCGGCCGCCGCCGGCGCCGCCCACGTGCTGACCGCGGCGCGCGTCTTTCCGACGATCGAGGCTGCCATTGCCGACCTCAACTTCGTCTGGGTGACGACGGCGCGCGAGCGCGACCAGGTGAAGCGTGTCGCGACGCCCGCCGAAGCGCTGCCGGAGACTGCGGTTCGCATGGCGCAGGGCGAGAAGCACGGCATCATGTTCGGCCCCGAGCGCACCGGCCTCGAGAACGACGACATCGCGCTCGCCGATGCCGTGGTCACCTTCCCGGTGAACCCGGCCTATGCCTCGCTCAATCTCGCGCAGGCCGTCCTGCTGATCGGCTACGAGTGGATGCGCGCGTCCGGCGGAGGGGCGGCGCCGTTCCAGCTCGAGGAGCGCTCGCCGGCCGCGCCGCGGGAGATGGTGCTGTCCTTCTTCGACTGGCTCGAGGGCGAGCTGGACAAGTCCGGGTTCTTCCGGCCCGAGGGCAAAGGGCCGGTGATGCGCCGCAACCTGCGCAACATCTTCCATCGCCTGGAGATGAGCGAGCAGGACGTCCGTACGCTGCGTGGCGCCATGGTGCGCCTCGCCGAGGGTCCGCGGCACCTCAAGGCGAGCAAGCCGCGGGACTAG
- the trpF gene encoding N-(5'-phosphoribosyl)anthranilate isomerase (ID:RHAL1_04141;~source:Prodigal:2.6): MPLTVKICGLSEPSTLEAALDAGADMVGFVFFPKSPRHVSHERARELRALVKGRAKTVALTVNADDDALRAIADSLDPDMLQLHGHETPQRVAEVSATFARPVMKAVPIGSPEDLAKVVAYEDVADWLLFDAPPPADAQRPGGNAVAFDWSLLKGYGGRRPWLLAGGLVPETVAGAVAATGARGVDVSSGVESAPGRKDATLIRRFIAAARSA; this comes from the coding sequence ATGCCGCTCACCGTCAAGATCTGCGGGCTCTCCGAGCCCTCGACGTTGGAGGCCGCGCTCGACGCCGGCGCCGACATGGTCGGTTTCGTCTTCTTTCCGAAGAGCCCGCGGCACGTCTCCCACGAGCGCGCCCGCGAGCTGAGAGCGCTGGTCAAAGGCCGCGCGAAAACTGTCGCGCTCACGGTCAATGCCGATGACGACGCGCTTCGTGCGATCGCCGACTCGCTCGATCCCGACATGCTGCAGCTTCACGGGCACGAGACGCCGCAGCGCGTCGCCGAGGTTTCCGCCACCTTCGCGCGGCCGGTGATGAAGGCCGTTCCCATTGGCTCGCCAGAAGACCTGGCGAAGGTCGTAGCCTACGAGGATGTCGCCGACTGGCTCCTCTTCGACGCGCCGCCGCCTGCGGACGCGCAGCGGCCCGGCGGCAACGCCGTGGCCTTCGATTGGTCGCTGCTGAAAGGATATGGCGGCCGGCGCCCATGGTTGCTCGCCGGCGGCCTCGTGCCGGAGACCGTCGCGGGCGCCGTCGCGGCCACCGGCGCGCGGGGTGTCGACGTGTCGTCGGGGGTCGAGTCGGCGCCGGGCCGCAAGGACGCGACGCTGATCCGCCGCTTCATCGCCGCTGCCCGCAGCGCCTAG
- a CDS encoding hypothetical protein (ID:RHAL1_04142;~conserved protein of unknown function;~source:Prodigal:2.6) — protein MAKLFKLLIGIPIAVVILAFALANRQDVSVSLDPFSAEPTLVSPLYILLFLTLLVGVVVGGVATWFTQGRIRRRARLAEDAADRWRAEAERARALPQPLVPSPATGRGLVRSDYA, from the coding sequence GTGGCGAAGCTCTTCAAGCTGCTCATTGGCATTCCGATCGCGGTGGTGATCCTCGCCTTCGCGCTCGCCAACCGGCAGGACGTCTCCGTGTCGCTGGACCCCTTCTCGGCCGAGCCGACGCTGGTCTCGCCGCTCTACATCCTGCTGTTCCTCACGCTGCTCGTCGGGGTCGTCGTCGGCGGCGTTGCGACGTGGTTCACCCAGGGCCGCATCCGTCGGCGTGCGCGGCTTGCCGAGGATGCCGCCGACCGTTGGCGTGCCGAGGCCGAGCGCGCACGTGCCCTCCCTCAGCCGCTCGTTCCGTCGCCCGCGACCGGCCGCGGCCTCGTCCGCTCCGACTACGCGTAA
- the ihfB gene encoding Integration host factor subunit beta (ID:RHAL1_04143;~source:Prodigal:2.6) yields the protein MIKSELVQRIADRNPHLYLRDVEKIVNAILDEITKALARGDRVELRGFGAFSVKRRDARVGRNPRTGVHVEVEEKAVPFFKTGKEMRERLNEGYLS from the coding sequence ATGATCAAGTCGGAGCTGGTCCAGCGCATCGCAGACCGCAATCCGCATCTTTATCTTCGCGACGTCGAGAAGATCGTAAACGCGATCCTCGACGAGATTACCAAGGCGCTGGCACGCGGCGACCGGGTCGAGCTGCGCGGCTTCGGCGCGTTCTCGGTGAAGCGCCGCGACGCGCGTGTCGGCCGCAATCCGCGCACCGGCGTCCATGTCGAGGTCGAGGAGAAGGCGGTACCCTTCTTCAAGACCGGCAAGGAGATGCGCGAGCGTCTCAACGAAGGTTATCTGTCCTAA